AGCCTATGCCGGTAGAAGACATCAAGCAGGTCTTGGAGGACGCTCAATCCGCACCGTCCAACTCCAATACCCAGCCGTGGAACGTGCACGTGGTGGGCGGGGAAAAGCTCAAGGAGCTGAGCGCCGCGCTAATTAAGGAATTCGATACCAACGGCCTTAGCCCAGACTTCACCACCGATTATGGTGAGGGCATCCATCCCCAGCGTTCCCAGGAACTGGCCGCCAAAATGTACGGTCTGCTTGGCATTAAGCGTGAAGATAAAGAAGGCCGCATGGAGTTCATCCGCGAAAACCTGCGCTTCTTTGGCGCGCCCCATTCGGTACTGCTTTTTATCCCGCCGATGGGCGACCGCATCCGCGCCGCCTTTGACCAGGGAACCTACACCGAAAACTTCCTGCTTTCCCTGGAAGCACACGGCTACCACGGCATCCCGCAGGGCATGATTTCCTTGATTGCGCCAACCGCACGTGAATTCCTCGGCGTGGACGAGGACTACAAACTGGTCACCGCCATTACCTTTGGTACGGCCGATGAATCTAGCCCAGTCTTTAACACGGCTCCGGGCCGCGCGCCGCTCTCAGAGACCGTAACGGTGCACGGCATCGAGGGCTTAGAGCTCGACTAAAACTGCGGCGGTGATTTCTGTGGGCAAAGTTGGCCGAAGGGGGCGTCGGCAAGCCTAGAATTGAGTCCATGGATATCACTCTTGCGACCTTTGACCATGCGCCGGAGAACGCACTGCGCGGCGTTCGTTTTAAAAACACGTGGGTGCATTCGGAAACTTATGCGGACTCCCGCCGCGGTACCCTGACCGGGCAGTACCCACAGCGCCAAGCCACCACGCGCATCAGTGAGGTTTTTGCTGGGGTGGGCTATGAGGTCCGCGAAGACACGCAACCGGCCGGTGAAGACGTCTTTCGCCTGCTAGAACAGCCCAGCCTGGAGGAACTCGACCAGGTTAAAGGCGTCATTGCCGTCTGCTCCCTGCTGGGCGGAAATGCCCCCATGTCGGTGCTATGGCCGGGCGTGGCGGAAAACGGGGAGAATAACGAGCTGGTCTCCCCTATTGACTTGGCTCCTACCCTCGCCGCCATTGCCGGGCTGGATGTGCGGCCCAATGCTCGCTTGTCCTTCGATGGGTTGAACTTGGTTCCGGTACTGCGCCATGGCGCCTCGGGGCACGCCGCGTTGTTCTTTGACAATGGCGTGCGCATGATTGATGCCGCGCTTATCGACGGCACCGCTACCCCACCCCACGAGCGCGCCCGCCTGCAGGATGAGTGGGAGACGTGGAATAAATTCATCACGCTCGGCCCGCTGCAGTAGGCAGGTAGTCTGGGGCGCATGAGCGTACCTAACATCACTCTTAATGACGGCAATACCATCCCGCAGCTGGGCTTCGGCGTATTCCAGATGGATCCGGATAAGACCGAAGAGCTGGTAGCTGAGGCCCTGCGGGTGGGCTATCGCCATATCGATACCGCCGCTATCTATGGCAACGAGGAAGGCGTGGGCCGGGCAATTGCCAAGTCCGGCATTCCGCGCGAGGAGCTGTTTGTCACCACCAAGCTGTGGAATGACCGCCAGACCGATGCCGCCGCAGCACTTGATGAATCTTTGGACAAGCTCGGCCTAGAGTATGTGGATCTCTACCTCATCCATTGGCCGACCCCAGCGAAGGGAACCTACGTCGAGGCCTGGCAGCAGCTCATCGAGCTGCAGAAGCAGGGCAAGGCAAAGTCCATCGGCGTCTCCAACTTCGAGCTCGAGCACCTGGACCAGCTGGAGCTCAAGACCGACGTTAAGCCGGCGGTCAATCAGGTCGAGCTTCACCCTTACCTGCAGCGCTGGCGCGAGCTGGACGCCTTCCGCGCCCACACCGTAGCTATTGAGGCATGGGGGCCTTTGGGGCAGGGTAAAAGCGATATTTTGGATGCCCCCGAGGTCACCGACGCCGCTGCGGCGCACGATGTCAGCCCAGCGCAGGTCGTCATCCGTTGGCACCTGCAGAATGGCGTCATCCTCTTCCCTAAGTCCGCCACGCCATCGCGCATCGCGGAGAATTTCGACGTCTTCGACTTTGAGCTCACCGAGGACGAGATGGCTGCCATCACCGCCCTGGATGAGGGCGAAGAGGGACGAGGCGGTCCGCACCCAAATGACATGAATGACACTTAAGCCTTAGCGCCTTGGCCGAACCGGCCGAACCACACGAAGAAACGCCGCGGAACCAGTTTTGGTCCGCGGCGTTTATTCTGCGTGGCTTAGGCCTCCGGCAGCTCCGGGGCAATGCCGGTGCGCTCGTATTCCGCCAAGATGTCGATGCGGCGCTGGTGGCGCTCCGCGCGGGACCATTCTTGGTCTAGGAAGGCGTCGACGATTTCCAGCGCCTGCTCCTCGGTGTGCATGCGGCCACCGATGCCGATGAGCTGGGCATTGTTGTGCTCGCGGGCAAGGCGCGCGGTCTCTGCGGACCACGCCAGTGCGCAGCGAGCACCCTTGACCTTATTGGCGGCAATCTGCTCGCCGTTGCCGGAGCCGCCGAGCACGATGCCGAGGGAGCCTGGGTCGTTGACGGTGCGTTGTGCCGCTTCGATGCAAAATGCCGGGTAATCATCCTCGGCATCGTAGGTATGGGCGCCGCAGTCAATGACTTCGTGGCCCTGCTTGGTGAGGTGTTCAGCGATCAGGTTCTTGGTTTCGAAACCTGCGTGGTCTGCTCCTAGGTAAACGCGCATGGCCCACATCCTACCGGCCCGGCGCGCCTTGAGGAGGCTTAGCGCCCACCCTGTTTCGTATTACATTGTCCTGATAAGCTCGCGGGCGACCACAATCGCTATAAAGGAGGAAAGCCATGCCTATAACCAAACCAGTCCTCGCGCTCTACGGCGGGAGCCTTCTCGCCTGCATCATTATGCTTGGTGTTCAGGTTTCCGGCAGCGGGGGCTTCCTCCTCCCGCTTATCGCGAGCATTCTTGCCACTTTGGCCCACCTGGGCCTGGGAGTGTGGTGGATTGCGCAAAAGGTGCGCGGGAATCCGCGGGCCAACGGGGGCGCAATTGCGGCCGGCATTATCGCGCTTCTTGCCGGTGCCTCGTGGGCATCCTGGGTGCTAGTCGCGTGGGACGACTTTCGGGCCGGCATGGAACTTCCCTCTATCAATATCGCAGGTCTGCCGGCATTCATCTTGACCCCGCTAACCATCGCACTGTGCGTCGGCGCTGCGATTCAGCTGCGCCGACGCGAAAAGAGCGCCCAGTAGCTCCAAGAAACAGATTTTTTGGGTGGAAACTCTTTCTTTGCCTTTAGGCTGCCGGCAACGATCAGCTCCGGCACCACTTACCGTCGCTTCAATTCTAGAAATCAGACGATTCATATCCAGAACAGGACAGGAAATGGCTAAGAACCGA
This genomic stretch from Corynebacterium tuberculostearicum harbors:
- a CDS encoding nitroreductase; its protein translation is MPSTNKYSEFIRNRHSPRAFLPEPMPVEDIKQVLEDAQSAPSNSNTQPWNVHVVGGEKLKELSAALIKEFDTNGLSPDFTTDYGEGIHPQRSQELAAKMYGLLGIKREDKEGRMEFIRENLRFFGAPHSVLLFIPPMGDRIRAAFDQGTYTENFLLSLEAHGYHGIPQGMISLIAPTAREFLGVDEDYKLVTAITFGTADESSPVFNTAPGRAPLSETVTVHGIEGLELD
- a CDS encoding aldo/keto reductase, whose product is MSVPNITLNDGNTIPQLGFGVFQMDPDKTEELVAEALRVGYRHIDTAAIYGNEEGVGRAIAKSGIPREELFVTTKLWNDRQTDAAAALDESLDKLGLEYVDLYLIHWPTPAKGTYVEAWQQLIELQKQGKAKSIGVSNFELEHLDQLELKTDVKPAVNQVELHPYLQRWRELDAFRAHTVAIEAWGPLGQGKSDILDAPEVTDAAAAHDVSPAQVVIRWHLQNGVILFPKSATPSRIAENFDVFDFELTEDEMAAITALDEGEEGRGGPHPNDMNDT
- a CDS encoding ribose-5-phosphate isomerase, coding for MRVYLGADHAGFETKNLIAEHLTKQGHEVIDCGAHTYDAEDDYPAFCIEAAQRTVNDPGSLGIVLGGSGNGEQIAANKVKGARCALAWSAETARLAREHNNAQLIGIGGRMHTEEQALEIVDAFLDQEWSRAERHQRRIDILAEYERTGIAPELPEA
- a CDS encoding MFS transporter, whose translation is MPITKPVLALYGGSLLACIIMLGVQVSGSGGFLLPLIASILATLAHLGLGVWWIAQKVRGNPRANGGAIAAGIIALLAGASWASWVLVAWDDFRAGMELPSINIAGLPAFILTPLTIALCVGAAIQLRRREKSAQ